A window from Schistosoma haematobium chromosome 1, whole genome shotgun sequence encodes these proteins:
- the GPD2_1 gene encoding glycerol-3-phosphate dehydrogenase (EggNog:ENOG410V6XB~COG:C): MNFSLSSQTKSCAQDMWIHFTVFRRGDVLSSWAGIRPLVRDPNSSDTQSIARNHIIDVSPSKLITIAGGKWTTYRSMAEETVDKAIKVCDLKPTGPCRTKGLLLEGAHGWSPNLFIQIVQEYGMDVDVARHLTGIYGDKAITIANMSKLTGLRWPILGKKLHPEFPFIEAEVEYACREYACHVVDFLARRTRLAFLNVRAAEEALPRIVDLMGEHLKWNSERKKQEMREAENFLKSEMGLGLRVMEGVRMDLTIDEISNLLQSFRKLDHGTKGYVSLDDLRKFCTESGEYVSEEVLQSTLNTMDINKNGQVDMSEFLQVC, from the exons ATGAACTTTTCATTGTCTTCCCAGACAAAATCTTGTGCTCAAGACATGTGGATTCATTTTACTGTCT TTCGTCGTGGTGATGTACTGTCATCTTGGGCAGGTATTCGACCACTTGTTCGTGACCCAAATTCTTCTGATACACAATCGATTGCACGTAATCATATTATTGATGTTTCGCCATCTAAATTGATAACAATTGCTGGTGGTAAATGGACAACTTACAGAAGTATGGCAGAAGAGACTGTGGATAAAGCGATAAAG GTATGTGATCTTAAACCAACTGGTCCATGTCGTACCAAAGGTCTTCTTTTAGAGGGTGCTCATGGTTGGTCACCAAATCTATTTATACAAATTGTTCAAGAATATGGTATGGATGTTGATGTGGCACGCCATTTAACTGGGATTTATGGTGATAAAGCTATCACTATAGCTAATATGTCCAAACTAACTGGTTTAAGATGGCCAATATTAGGTAAAAAATTACATCCTGAATTTCCTTTTATTGAAGCTGAA GTGGAATATGCATGCCGAGAATATGCTTGTCATGTTGTCGACTTTCTTGCTCGTCGTACTCGTTTAGCATTTTTGAATGTACGAGCTGCGGAAGAAGCTTTGCCAAGAATTGTTGATTTAATGGGTGAACATTTAAAATGGAACAGTGAGAGAAAAAAGCAAGAAATGCGTGAGGCAGAG aaCTTTTTAAAATCTGAAATGGGTCTTGGTCTGCGTGTTATGGAAGGTGTTCGTATGGATTTGACCATTGATGAAATTAGTAATCTTTTACAAAGTTTCCGTAAACTTGATCATGGCACTAAAGGATATGTTTCATTGGATGATTTACGCAAATTTTGTACT GAATCTGGTGAATATGTTAGTGAAGAAGTGTTACAATCTACTTTGAATACAATGGATATTAATAAGAATGGACAAGTTGACATGTCAGAATTCTTACAAGTATGTTAA